CGACGCGGCGGAGCTCGGCCCCACCTTCTCGCTGCCCTCCGGCATCGTCGTCGCCCACCACGCGGGCGGCCCGGCCGCGCTGGTCACCGCCGTCGAGGGCAGCGAGGACAGCGAGGAGCTCGGCGCCTGCGACGCCGCCGAGGTGGGACCAGGTGACGTGGCGGTGGGCGTCGCCGCCAGCGGCCGCACCCCCTACGTGGCGGGCGCGCTGGCCACCGCCCGGGCCGCCGGGGCGTTCACCGTCCTGGTCAGCGCCAACCCGGGCGCGCCGCTCGCGCACCTGGCCGACGTGCACGTCGCCGTCGACACCGGCCCCGAGGCGATCGCCGGCTCCACCCGGCTCAAGGCCGCCAGCGCCCACAAGCTCGTCCTCAACGGCCTCTCCACCGCCGTGATGGTGGCGCTGGGGCGCACCTACTCCAACCTGATGGTGGACGTCTCCGCCAGCAACGCCAAGCTGCGCGGCCGACTGGTGACCATCCTGATGGAGGCCACCGGACTCGACGAGGAGCCCTGCGCGCACGCCCTCGCCGGGGCGGACGGCGAACTGAAGACGGCCCTGGTCTGCCTGCTGGCCGACTGCGCGCCCGACGAGGGGCGCCGCCGCCTGGCCGCCGCCCGCGGGCGGGTGGCCGACGCCCTGGAGGCGCAGCCGATCTGACGCCTGCCGGGCGCGCCCGCGGCGGGCCGGGCCACGGCCCGCCGCGGGCGCGCGGCTACAGGCGGTGGTTGCGCACCGCTGCGTAGGTGCGCTCCAGGGCCTTCAGCGTGCGGGCCCGGTGGCGTTGGGCCACCCCGACGAAGAGGCAGTCCACGACCGTGAGCGCGGCGATCCGGCTGGCCATCGCACCGGAGCGGAAGGTGGTCTCGCGCACCGCCGTGGTCAGCACGTGGTCGGCGTGCTCGGTGATCTCCGAGCGCGGGAAGTTGGTGATCGCCACCGTGGTGGCTCCGTTGCGCCGCGCCTCCGCGAGGACCTCGACGGTGGCCGCGGTGTCGCCGGTGTGCGACACCCCGATCGCCACGTCGCCGCCGCGCAGCAGCGCCGCCGAGGTCAGCGCGATGTGCGGGTCCACCCAGGCGTTGACCCGGCGGCCGATCCGGTGCAGCTTCTGCTGCAGGTCCAGGGCGACCAGGCCGCTCGCCCCCACCCCGTACACGTCGATGCCGTCGGCCGAGGAGACCGCGTCCACCGCCCGCTTCAAGGCGTGCAGGTCGAGCTGGCCGACGGTGTCCTCGACCGCGCGGGCGTCGGCGAAGCCGAGCTTGGCGACGATGTCGGCCAGCGAGTCGCGCGGCCCGATGTCCGCGCCGACCGCGCTCCAACCGGCGCTGCTCTCCTCGACACTGGCCGCCGAGGCCAGGCCGATCCGCA
The DNA window shown above is from Streptomyces sp. TLI_171 and carries:
- a CDS encoding N-acetylmuramic acid 6-phosphate etherase, with the translated sequence MTPSRSVRVVSPTERRNPRTLGIDRADPLDVLRLLNAEDALVPAAVAEVLPRLAAVVEATAERLRGGGRLHYFGAGTSGRTAVVDAAELGPTFSLPSGIVVAHHAGGPAALVTAVEGSEDSEELGACDAAEVGPGDVAVGVAASGRTPYVAGALATARAAGAFTVLVSANPGAPLAHLADVHVAVDTGPEAIAGSTRLKAASAHKLVLNGLSTAVMVALGRTYSNLMVDVSASNAKLRGRLVTILMEATGLDEEPCAHALAGADGELKTALVCLLADCAPDEGRRRLAAARGRVADALEAQPI
- a CDS encoding MurR/RpiR family transcriptional regulator, with amino-acid sequence MTAADGTRPRRRSAARPAAAPAPSGPPQTVLVQIRALLPSLAPAERRVAEAALADPANVAAQTISELAAECRTSETTVMRFCRTLGLKGYPDLRIGLASAASVEESSAGWSAVGADIGPRDSLADIVAKLGFADARAVEDTVGQLDLHALKRAVDAVSSADGIDVYGVGASGLVALDLQQKLHRIGRRVNAWVDPHIALTSAALLRGGDVAIGVSHTGDTAATVEVLAEARRNGATTVAITNFPRSEITEHADHVLTTAVRETTFRSGAMASRIAALTVVDCLFVGVAQRHRARTLKALERTYAAVRNHRL